The genomic window AGACTACCTAGATGGAAAGAGTGAGCCGTGGAACGCGGTGAGACCGGCATGCTCGCAGCTCAGCCGGCCAATTCGGGCCTGAACGGCAAGGTCGACGGCGACGTCGTCAGCCGATTCGCCACCTGTTGCCGGGCGCTTGGCATCGCCGTCTACGAGCGCAAGCGACCCGCCGATCTGGCGGCCGCGCGCTCCGGTTTCACCGAACTCGCCCGCATCGCCTACGACCAGTGCGACGCATGGACGGGTCTGGCCGCGGCCGGTGATCCGTCGCTGCGCACACTCGAGGCGATTTCGCGCACCGCGGCGACGGCCGGCAGGCTGCAGCGGCAGGTCGAACTCGCGCCCGGCGCCCTCGGCTTCCGCTACGACACCGGGTTGTACCTACAGTTCCGCGCCAGCACCACCGACGAATTCCACCTCGCCTACGCCGCGGGCCTAGCAACCGCCGGACGGTTTGCCGAGGCCGACCAGATCGTCACCGGCCTGACCGGGCGCCGCCCCAATTGGCGCGAGGCCCGCTGGGTCTCCGTCGTCGTCAACTACCGCGCCGAGCGGTGGTCGGATGTCGTCAAGCTGCTGACCCCCATCGTCAACGACCCCGAACTCGACGAGTCGTTCTCGCACGCGGCCAAGATCGCCCTGGGTACCTCGCTCGCCCGGCTGGGCATGTTCGCCCCGGCGCTGTCCTACCTCGAAGAGCCCGACGGCCCCGTCGCCGTGGCCGCCCTCGATGGGACGCTGGCCAAGGCGCTCGTGTTGCGCTCGCACGTCGACGAGGAGTCGGCGAGCGAGGTGCTGCAGGACCTCTACGCGGCCCACCCGGAGAACGAGCAGGTCGAGCTGGCCCTGACCGACACCAGCTTCGGGATCGTGACCACCACCGCCGCCCGCGTCGAGGCGCGCACCGATCCGTGGGATCCCGCCACCGAGCCCAGCGCGGAGGACTTTGTCGACCCGTCCGCCCACGAGCGCAAGGGCGTGCTGCTGCACGAGGCCGAACGCCAGCTGGACGAATTCATCGGCCTGGAAGAGGTCAAGAATCAGGTGGCGCGGCTCAAGAGCTCGGTGGCCATGGAGATCCTGCGCAAGCAACGCGGTCTCGCCGTGGCGCAGCGCGCTCACCACCTGGTCTTCGCCGGCCCGCCCGGGACCGGTAAGACCACCATCGCCCGTGTGGTCGCCAAAATCTATTGCGGGCTAGGCCTTTTGAAGCGGGAGAACATCCGGGAGGTGCACCGCGCCGATTTGATCGGCCAGCACATCGGGGAGACCGAGGCCAAGACGAACGCCATCATCGACAGCGCGCTGGACGGGGTGTTGTTCCTCGACGAGGCGTATGCGCTGGTGGCCACCGGGGCCAAGAACGACTTCGGCCTGGTGGCCATCGACACGCTGCTGGCCCGCATGGAGAACGACCGCGACCGGCTGGTCGTCATCATCGCCGGCTACCGCGCCGATCTGGACAAGTTCCTCGACACCAACGAGGGCCTGCGGTCGCGGTTCACCCGCAACATCACCTTCCCGTCGTACAACGCGTCGGAGTTGGTGGAGATCGCGAACACGATGGCCCAACAGCGCGACAGCATCTTCGAGCAATCCGCGCTCGATCACATGGCGGCGCTGTTCGAGAAACTGGCCGCGACCAGCACGCCCGACTCCAACGGAGTCGAGCGCCGCAGCCTGGACATCGCGGGTAACGGCCGGTTCGTCCGGAACATCGTCGAACGATCCGAGGAAGAACGGGAATTCCGGTTGGACCATTCAGAACAGGCGGGCACCGGCGAGTTCAGCGACGCCGAACTCATGACCATCACCGACCAGGACGTCAGTAATTCCGTGGAGCCGCTGCTGCGCGGTCTCGGGTTGTCGGTGCCGGCATGACCAACCCGGAACCGCTCGATGAACGCCGCTCCTTTTCCTCCCGGACCCCGGTCAACGACAATCCCGACAAGGTCGTCTACCGGCGCGGCTTCGTCACTCGTCACCAGGTGACCGGCTGGCGTTTCGTGATGCGCCGCATCGCCTCCGGAATCGCCCTGCACGACACCAGGATGCTGGTCGACCCGTTGCGCACCCAGTCGCGGGCGGTGCTGATGGGTGTGCTCCTCGTGGTCACCGGCCTCGCGGGCTGCTTCGTGTTTTCGCTCATCCGGCCCAACGGGCAGGCGGGCAACAACGCGGTACTCGCCGACCGGGAGACGGCGGCGCTGTATGTGCGGGTGGGCGATGCGCTGCACCCCGTGCTCAACCTGACCTCGGCCCGGCTGGTCGTCGGTAAGCCGGTCAACCCGACAACCGTGAAAAGCACTGAGCTGGACCGCTTTCCACGCGGCAACCTGATCGGGATTCCGGGCGCTCCGGAGCGGATGGTGCAGAACACCTCGCGCGACGCGAACTGGACGGTCTGCGACACGATCAGCGAAGCGGCCCCGGGCGGCCATGCCGCCCATAGCACCGGCATCACCGTGATCGCGGGCCCGCCCGACACCCACGGCGCGCGTGCCACCAACCTCGGTGCCGCACAGGGCATCCTCGTCGACAACGCCAACAGCACCTGGCTGCTGTGGGACGGCAAGCGCAGCCAGATCGATCTGGCCGACCGCGCCGTCACCAACGCCCTCGGCCTCGGTGCCGACGTCCCGGCGCCGCGGCCCGTGGCGCCGGGGTTGTTCAACGCGATTCCGGAATCCCCGGCGCTGACGGCCCCGGCCATCCCGAATGCCGGTGCCGCGCCGGCATTCGCGGCTCCCGGCCCGATCGGCTCGGTGCTGGTGTCCTACGGCTTGGACAGGTCGGCGTCCGACGCGGTGCGGTACTACGCTGTGCTGCCGGATGGCCTGCAGCCGATCTCGCCGGTGCTCGCCGCGATCCTGCGCAACACCAACTCCTACGGCCTGGATCAGCCGCCGCGGGTCGGCGCCGACCAGGTGGCGAAGCTGCCGGTGTCGCGGTTGCTGGACACCGCTGGCTATCCCGACCAGTCGCTCAGCCTGGTCGATGCGGCCAAAAACCCTGTCGCCTGCGCCTATTGGACCAAGCCCGCCGGAGCCGCCAGCAGCTCGCTGAGCCTGTTGTCGGGCTCGGCGGTGCCGGTGCCCGATGCCGTCCGCACCCTCGATCTCGTCGGGGCGGGCGGCGGCGTCGCCACCCGGGTGGCCCTGGCGCCGGGCACCGGCTACTTCGCCCAGACCGTCGGCGGCGGCCCGACCTCACCGGGCGTCGGATCGTTGTTCTGGATCTCCGACACCGGAGTGCGCTACGGCATCGATACCGAATCCGACAGCTCCGGGGCCGGACGCTCGAAAGCCGTTGAGGCCCTTGGTCTCAACCCGCCGGCGGTGCCGATCCCGTGGTCGATCCTGTCGCTGTTCGCGAGCGGGCCGACGTTGTCGCGCGCCGATGCGCTGCTCGCGCACGACGGATTGCCGCCCGACAGCAAGCCCGGCCGCCCCGTGTCGGCCGAAGGAGGACCTCGATGAGCCGCCTGATCTTCGAAGCGCGCCGACGGCTGGCGCCGCCAACCACCCGCAAGGGCGCCATCGCCATCGAGGCGCCCCCCGAGCTGCCCCGGGTGATTCCGCCGTCGTTCCTGCGGCGCGCGATGCCGTATGTGATCGTCATTCTGATTGTCGGCATGATCGTCGCGCTGGTCGCGACCGGGATGCGGGTGATTTCCCCACAGACCCTGTTCTTCCCGTTCGTGCTGCTGTTGGCGGCGACCGCCCTCTATCGCGGCAACGACAACAAGATGCGCACCGAGGAGGTCGACGCCGAGCGGGCCGACTACCTGCGTTACCTATCGGTGGTCCGGGACAACATCCGGACCCAGGCCGCCCAGCAGCGCGCCGCGGCGCAATGGTCGCATCCGGAACCGGCGGCCCTGGCGGCCATCCCGGGATCGCGTCGCCAGTGGGAGCGCGACCCGCACGACCCCGATTTCCTGGTGGTGCGGGCGGGCCGCGATCAGGTGCCGCTCGACACCGCACTGCGGGTCAACGACACCGCCGACGAGATCGACCTGGAACCGGTGTCGCACAGCGCATTACGTAGCCTGCTCGATACCCAGCGCATCGTCCGCGACGTGCCCGTCGGGATCGATCTGACCAAGGTCTCCCGCATCACCGTGCTGGGTGCGGCCGACGAGGTCCGGGCGGCGCTGCGCGCGTGGGTCGCTCAGGCCGTCACCTGGCACGACCCGACCGTGCTGGGGGTGGCGCTGGCCAGCCGCGACCTGGAGGGCCGCGACTGGTCCTGGCTGAAATGGCTGCCGCACGTCGACATTCCCGGCCAGGTCGACGGCGTCGGGCCGGCCCGCTATCTGTCGACCAATGCCGACGAGCTCGCCGCGTCGCTGGGCTCGACGGTCGCCGATCGGCCCGCGTTCACCGGCGGGGCCGCCGATGCCCTGCGGCACCTGCTGATCGTGGTCGACGACCCCGACTTCGATGTGCACTCCTCGGCGCTGGCCGCGGACCGGGCCGGGGTCACCGTCATTCAGCGCCGCACCACCGAGCCGAACCGCGAACAGTATTCGGATCCCGAAAGGCCGATCCTGCGCGTCGAACGCGGTTCGCTGCAGCGCTGGCAGACCGGCGGTTGGCAGCCCTACATCGACAACGCCGATGCGTTCGGTGCCGACGATGCGGGGCACCTCGCCCGGCAACTGTCGCGCTGGGATTCCAATCCGACGCACACCGGGCTGCGCTCGGCGGCCACCCGGGGCGCCAGCTTCACCACGCTGCTGGGGATTTCGGACGCCTCGCAGCTGGACGTGGCCACACTGTGGGCGCCGCGGCGCCGCGACGATGAGTTGCGGGTTCCGATCGGCGTCACCACGACCGGCGAGCCGCTGCTGTTCGACCTCAAGGACGAGGCGGAGGGTGGCATGGGGCCGCACGGCCTGATGATCGGTATGACCGGGTCGGGCAAGTCGCAGACCCTGATGTCGATTCTGTTGTCGCTGTTGACGACTCACTCCGCCGATCGGCTGATCGTGATCTATGCGGACTTCAAGGGTGAGGCCGGGGCCGACAGCTTCCGTAACTTCCCCCAGGTCGTTGCGGTGATCTCGAACATGGCCGAGAAGAAGTCGCTGGCCGACCGGTTCGCCGACACCCTGCGCGGTGAGGTTGCCCGGCGCGAGACGCTGCTGCGCGAGGCCGGTCGCCGCGTTCAGGGCAGCGCGTTCAACTCGGTTACCGAGTACGAAAACGCTCAGGCATCCGGCGCGCCGGGCGCCGCAGATCTCCCGCCGATCCCGACGCTGTTCGTGGTCGCCGACGAGTTCACCCTGATGCTGGCCGACTACCCGGAGTATGCCGAGCTTTTCGACTACGTCGCACGTAAGGGCCGGTCGTTCCGCATCCACATCCTGTTCGCGTCGCAGACGCTGGACGTGGGCAAGATCAAGGACATCGACAAGAACACCTCCTACCGAATCGGGTTGAAGGTGGCGAGCCCTTCGGTATCACGCCAGATCATCGGCGTGGAGGACGCCTACCACGTCGAATCCGGCAAGGAGCACAAGGGGGTGGGCTTCCTGGTCCCCGCTCCCGGCGCCGCCCCGATCAAGTTCCGCAGCACCTACGTCGACGGCATTTACGACCCGCCGCGCGCCGCCAAAGAGCTTGTCGTGCAATCGGTCCCGGAGCCCCGGCTGTTCGCGGCGGGGTGGGTCGAGCCGGACCAGGGCACCGTGATCTCCGGTGCCGACGAAGCGGAGTTGCCCGAGCCGCCGCGCAAGCTGATCGCGACCATCGGCCAGCAGCTCGCGCAGTACGGGCCGCGGGCGCCCCAGCTGTGGCTGCCGCCGCTGGACGAGCCCATCCCGTTGACCGAGGTGCTGGAGCAGGCCGCAGTGCCGCCGCGGCAGTGGCGCTGGCCGCTCGGCGAGATAGACAAGCCGTTCGAGATGCGCCGCGACCCGCTGGTCTTCGACGCCACCTCGGCAGCCGGCAACGTGGTGATCCACGGCGGGTCCAAGTCCGGCAAATCGACCGCACTGCAGACGTTCATCCTGTCGGCGGCCAGCCTGCATTCGCCGCGCGACGTCACGTTCTACTGCCTGGACTACGGCGGCGGGCAGTTGCGGGCGCTGGAGAACCTGGCGCATGTCGGCAGCGTGGCCTCGGCGCTGGAGCCCGAACGTATTCGCCGTACCTTCGGCGAGCTGGAGCAGCTGTTGCTGTCCCGGCAGCGGCGCGAGCTGTTCCGCGACAAGCACGGCAGCGCCCCCGACGACGGCTTCGGCGAGACCTTCCTGATCATCGACAACCTGTATGCCTTCGGCCGGGACAACACCGACCAGTTCAACACCCGCAACCCGTTGCTGGCCAGGGTGACCGAACTCGTCAATGTCGGCTTGGCGTATGGCATCCACGTGATCATCACCACCCCGAGCTGGCTGGAGGTGCCGCTGGCCATGCGCGACGGCCTCGGGCTGCGGCTCGAGCTCAAGCTGCACGACGCGCGCGACAGCAACGTGCGGGTGCCCGGTGCACTGCGCCGGCCGGCCGAAGCCGTGCCGCACGACCAGCCCGGCCGGGGGCTGACGATGGCCGCCGAGCACTTCCTATTCGCCAGCCCCGAGCTGGACGCGGAGACAGACCCGGTGGCCGCGATCAACGCCCGCTACCCCGGGGTGGCCGCTCCGCCCGTCCGGTTGCTGCCGACCAACCTGTCGCCCGACGCGCTCGGACCCTTGCATCGGGGCCAGGAGAAGGTGGTCATCGGTCAGCGCGAAGAAGATCTGGAACCGGTCGTCGTCGACTTCGCCGAGAACCCGTTGTTGATGGTGTTCGGCGACAGCAAGTCTGGAAAGACCACGCTGCTGCGCCACGTCATTCGCACGATCCGGGAGAACTCCACCGCGGATCGGGTGGCCTTCACGGTGCTGGACCGGCGGCTGCATCTCGTCGAGGAGCCGCTGTTCGCGGACAACGAATACACTGCCAACATCGATCGGATCATCCCGGCGATACTCGGCCTGTCCAACATCATCGAATCGCGCCGCCCGCCGGCGGGCTTGTCGGCGGCCGAGCTGGCCCGGTGGACCTACGCGGGCCACACCCACTACCTGATCATCGACGACGTGGACCAGATCCCCGACGCACCCGCGATGAGCGGTCCCTACGTCGGGCAGCGGCCGTGGGCCAGCCTGATTCCGCAACTGTCGCAGGCCGCCGACTTGGGGTTGCGGGTGATCGTCACCGCCCGCGCCACCGGGTCGGGGCACGCGTTGATGACCAGCCCGTTGTTGCGGCGGTTCAACGACCTGCAGGCGACGACGCTGATGCTGGCGGGCAATCCGCAGGACAGCGGGAAGATCCGAGGCCAACGATTCGGCCGGTTGCCCGCCGGACGCGCAATTCTGTTGGGGGACAGCGACAGTCCCACCTATGTGCAGCTGGTCAACCCGTTGGTTGGCGAGTCCGCCGTGTTTGGTGAAACGCGACAGTAGAAGGAGTTGCCATGACATTGCGAGTGGTTCCCGAAGGCCTGGCCGCGACCAGCGCGGCGGTCGAGGCG from Mycobacterium shigaense includes these protein-coding regions:
- the eccA gene encoding type VII secretion AAA-ATPase EccA; the protein is MERGETGMLAAQPANSGLNGKVDGDVVSRFATCCRALGIAVYERKRPADLAAARSGFTELARIAYDQCDAWTGLAAAGDPSLRTLEAISRTAATAGRLQRQVELAPGALGFRYDTGLYLQFRASTTDEFHLAYAAGLATAGRFAEADQIVTGLTGRRPNWREARWVSVVVNYRAERWSDVVKLLTPIVNDPELDESFSHAAKIALGTSLARLGMFAPALSYLEEPDGPVAVAALDGTLAKALVLRSHVDEESASEVLQDLYAAHPENEQVELALTDTSFGIVTTTAARVEARTDPWDPATEPSAEDFVDPSAHERKGVLLHEAERQLDEFIGLEEVKNQVARLKSSVAMEILRKQRGLAVAQRAHHLVFAGPPGTGKTTIARVVAKIYCGLGLLKRENIREVHRADLIGQHIGETEAKTNAIIDSALDGVLFLDEAYALVATGAKNDFGLVAIDTLLARMENDRDRLVVIIAGYRADLDKFLDTNEGLRSRFTRNITFPSYNASELVEIANTMAQQRDSIFEQSALDHMAALFEKLAATSTPDSNGVERRSLDIAGNGRFVRNIVERSEEEREFRLDHSEQAGTGEFSDAELMTITDQDVSNSVEPLLRGLGLSVPA
- the eccB gene encoding type VII secretion protein EccB — encoded protein: MTNPEPLDERRSFSSRTPVNDNPDKVVYRRGFVTRHQVTGWRFVMRRIASGIALHDTRMLVDPLRTQSRAVLMGVLLVVTGLAGCFVFSLIRPNGQAGNNAVLADRETAALYVRVGDALHPVLNLTSARLVVGKPVNPTTVKSTELDRFPRGNLIGIPGAPERMVQNTSRDANWTVCDTISEAAPGGHAAHSTGITVIAGPPDTHGARATNLGAAQGILVDNANSTWLLWDGKRSQIDLADRAVTNALGLGADVPAPRPVAPGLFNAIPESPALTAPAIPNAGAAPAFAAPGPIGSVLVSYGLDRSASDAVRYYAVLPDGLQPISPVLAAILRNTNSYGLDQPPRVGADQVAKLPVSRLLDTAGYPDQSLSLVDAAKNPVACAYWTKPAGAASSSLSLLSGSAVPVPDAVRTLDLVGAGGGVATRVALAPGTGYFAQTVGGGPTSPGVGSLFWISDTGVRYGIDTESDSSGAGRSKAVEALGLNPPAVPIPWSILSLFASGPTLSRADALLAHDGLPPDSKPGRPVSAEGGPR
- the eccCa gene encoding type VII secretion protein EccCa codes for the protein MSRLIFEARRRLAPPTTRKGAIAIEAPPELPRVIPPSFLRRAMPYVIVILIVGMIVALVATGMRVISPQTLFFPFVLLLAATALYRGNDNKMRTEEVDAERADYLRYLSVVRDNIRTQAAQQRAAAQWSHPEPAALAAIPGSRRQWERDPHDPDFLVVRAGRDQVPLDTALRVNDTADEIDLEPVSHSALRSLLDTQRIVRDVPVGIDLTKVSRITVLGAADEVRAALRAWVAQAVTWHDPTVLGVALASRDLEGRDWSWLKWLPHVDIPGQVDGVGPARYLSTNADELAASLGSTVADRPAFTGGAADALRHLLIVVDDPDFDVHSSALAADRAGVTVIQRRTTEPNREQYSDPERPILRVERGSLQRWQTGGWQPYIDNADAFGADDAGHLARQLSRWDSNPTHTGLRSAATRGASFTTLLGISDASQLDVATLWAPRRRDDELRVPIGVTTTGEPLLFDLKDEAEGGMGPHGLMIGMTGSGKSQTLMSILLSLLTTHSADRLIVIYADFKGEAGADSFRNFPQVVAVISNMAEKKSLADRFADTLRGEVARRETLLREAGRRVQGSAFNSVTEYENAQASGAPGAADLPPIPTLFVVADEFTLMLADYPEYAELFDYVARKGRSFRIHILFASQTLDVGKIKDIDKNTSYRIGLKVASPSVSRQIIGVEDAYHVESGKEHKGVGFLVPAPGAAPIKFRSTYVDGIYDPPRAAKELVVQSVPEPRLFAAGWVEPDQGTVISGADEAELPEPPRKLIATIGQQLAQYGPRAPQLWLPPLDEPIPLTEVLEQAAVPPRQWRWPLGEIDKPFEMRRDPLVFDATSAAGNVVIHGGSKSGKSTALQTFILSAASLHSPRDVTFYCLDYGGGQLRALENLAHVGSVASALEPERIRRTFGELEQLLLSRQRRELFRDKHGSAPDDGFGETFLIIDNLYAFGRDNTDQFNTRNPLLARVTELVNVGLAYGIHVIITTPSWLEVPLAMRDGLGLRLELKLHDARDSNVRVPGALRRPAEAVPHDQPGRGLTMAAEHFLFASPELDAETDPVAAINARYPGVAAPPVRLLPTNLSPDALGPLHRGQEKVVIGQREEDLEPVVVDFAENPLLMVFGDSKSGKTTLLRHVIRTIRENSTADRVAFTVLDRRLHLVEEPLFADNEYTANIDRIIPAILGLSNIIESRRPPAGLSAAELARWTYAGHTHYLIIDDVDQIPDAPAMSGPYVGQRPWASLIPQLSQAADLGLRVIVTARATGSGHALMTSPLLRRFNDLQATTLMLAGNPQDSGKIRGQRFGRLPAGRAILLGDSDSPTYVQLVNPLVGESAVFGETRQ